The window TGCTGGGAGACATCTCCCTGTCTAGTTAGGCAAAACTACGATATCGAATGATCATGATCATTTGACCTTGGAGACTTGGAGATTTGGGAGTCTCGAGAGACTTAAAGAACGATAAAGAAATCGACGAAGATGCTGGAGAGGGATTAGGGGAGTTGATCAGCGGTTCGGGGAATCATCTGTCCGTGCTGCAGCATCGCCTGAAGGAAGATTTATGGTTCTCTATCAGAGTCGTAGCATCACATTACGTGCTGCAGCATCGTCTGAGAGCTCAGTTGAAATATGGGTGAGCTCGGCCCGCGACCCAACTAGCTTTTCTTTGTGTTTTTCTACTCAAATTGACTAGGGTTTACCTCTTTTGACCTCGTTTAGGACTCCTTTATATCTCTTTGGCTTTCGCTTGTTTTGTAGTACATTTTGGGATGGCTAGGTTTTCTTTTGGGAGAACTGGCGGGGTTATATTTGAACCCAAGACATCCCCCGGCGTGTACTTGCCGTGGGAAGGAGCAAATGACAGtgaaattttcttctttgttattttccttattttggtcgaaaatgaaattgaaatactCGTAATGTAATAATAATGGTGACAAAGACATTCCCCTTTattccataaaaataattgaattcaTAAATTACTTGATAAACTTATCTCGGTGGTTCCAACTCCCCCATTGCCcccttatatataaattattcaaatcagTCGATCCGCCATGGAAGCTGACAGCAAatcagagagagaggaaagcaAAGAACGAATCGAAGAAGCACGAAGATGGCCGCTGACCAAGGATTCACCGGCGAGGTTCCCATTCACGGTGATGTCCTCGAGCTCTTGCTCTCGTACGTGCCGCTGGTCGACCTCGTCCCCGCCGCGCACGTGTCAAGGTCCTGGAGGCGCGCCGTCGCCGCCTCCCTCCGGCACTTCAAGCGCGCCAAGCCTTGGCTCCTGGTCCACACCCAGGGCCGCTGCTCTGGCTGCCCCTCCTCCACCTACGCCTACGACCCCCGCTCGGGGATATGGATTGAGGTGGTGGACGCATGGCGGCCGCCGGTGAACCTCGCCTCCGCCGTCCGGTCGTCGCACTCGACGCTCCTCTACGCGCTCTCCCCCTCGCGGTTCTCCTTCTCGTTCGACCCGCTCAACCTCAAGTGGCACCACGTGCAGGCCCCGGTGGTCTGGCGCACGGACCCCGTCGTGGCCCTGGTCGGCCACCACATCGTCGTGGCTGGCGGCGCATGCGACTTCGAGGACGACCCCCTCTCCGTTGAGACCTACGACCTGAGGACTGGCGCGTGGAGCGCGTGCCAGTCCATGCCCGCCATCCTCAAGGACTCCTGCTCGTCCGCGTGGCTCTCGGTCGCCGCGGACCGCCGCCGGATGTACGTCACCGAGAAGGTCTCCGGTTTGACCCACTCGTACCATCCCGAGGCGCGGGCCTGGTACGGGCCGTACTACCTGAGGCCCGACTCGAGTGTCTATTACTCCGTCATCGCTTTCTCCGGCCACCGGTTGATCCTGGTCGGCCTCATTGGGAGCTCGGAGAACTTCGAGAGCCTGAAACTGTGGGAAGTCAGCTCCGATCTGCAGGACATCGATGAGATTGCCGAGATTCCGGCGGAGCTCGGGGAGAAGCTGAAGGACCAGTACACCGGCGTGCCTTCGATAACGGTCCGTGCGGCGGGCAATTTCGTGTACATGCACAGCCCGGAGAGGCCGGAGAACGTGGTGTGGTGCGAGGTGGCGGCGCGCGGGGGGCGGAGCGAGTGGGGTTGGGGGAGGAACGCTGCAATTGGCGAGAAGAACTGGTTGGAGAGGATGGTGTTTACATGTGCAAGCGTCGGGGTGGCCGAGCTGGAGACGGCGGTAGCGGCGGGGAACCGGAGATTTCGGGTGAAGGAGACGCCGTCATCGATCTAATACTATGGCATGAAAGTCCGTTTCAGAAATAATTGTCTAATTTCGAAACGGGCCCACATGACAGAGTTCTACATTTGTTTACTGAATCCCCCAGCCGTTGATGAAATGATGAATAAAATGAGAAGCgactctttttttgttttttgttttttggggtGAAAATGAGAAGTGATTCTAAtcttgcgtttggtttcaaaatagattttgattttgaaaaaaaatgatataaattgAGCTCGtcatttgactttatatgaattattttgttttgttgtgaaaaaaaaaaggtataaatggggctcactctttaattttgtataagttattttattttgtttttgatagaattaagttaaaattgtgattttaaaatcacatttacaaatcaaataagtcataaaagcttttttttatgtcaaaattaaattttaaaattttaaaattttaactttaacacactacacaacaaaacacactcTTTTCAAGTCAAGTAGGTGGGCCCCACATATTATAAAACATACAAtccaattataattaattatctacaCAATCAAAACAGGTGGGGTCCACAacgattaatttttatttgtcatttttcacaataaaaatcacagttacaaattcaaaacttcaactctaaaatcaaacggatTGTGAATATTTCATTGAAGTGATTCTCATCGTCTTCGAATCAAATTCTGATTCTACATTGATTCCTTCTCTCCATTGAGCCACACATCCCCGCGAAATCAGTGGGAACGGAAAAGGCAGCATCAATGGTGAAGGTGGGATGTGTTCGATCTTATTTGGGTTTCTGGATTCGATATGGGTTAGATTTGATTTGGCTTCAATCTGAGTTGGATTTGACTTGGGTTCGATCAaggtttgatttgatttgggTTTGATCAGGATTCAAGGGATGAAGTATGAGAAACAGGACTCCGATGGTGGTGTCGACGATGCCCAAAGTCATCAATGGCGATGGTTTGGGCGGCTGGGCAGTGTAGGTCAGTGGCAATGAACGGAGGCGGAgatgggatttttttttttttgctgaatattaatttaattaatataatatatatatgcgggCCCTCATAAAATATTCCAAAAGAGAGATAAGCATTGAAATAGGaatctctatttttttaaggTGTCTATGATCTATGTGGCGCTTATGTGATAGTGTAGAGCTCAGTTCAGAAACACTAAAAAGAGATATCCATGAGAAGTTGTCTTAGTTATGAACATTTGACATGGGAACACAAGATGTTTTGTTCCCGCTCGTGCAAAATGTTCATCCATCATGTAAAAAGGGAATGTAGTGATTGAGTGACATGCACTCTCATTCaagaattaataaattttatattcgattttcaaatatttatacttatttatttagatatttatCATTTTGTACGAAGTTCATTGATTTCCCTTATAACTGAAAGAGGgagaattttcttttgattaatGCCGCCTCTTAGTTCTAGATTGAAAGATTTAAAAGATGAGGAATGTACTACATCAATCGAAAGATGAAACCTTGTTATCCACAATTTGAGTAGTGGCGCTTAAATGACAACACCACAACGGTCCATACTCTTTATGCATGGAAGGTTCTAGTTTGAAAGAATTTTAAGATATGGAATGTACTACCTCAGGGAAATCTTGTTCTAAATACAATCCACAATTTTAGTTATGGCGCTTCACTTACAAGACCACAACAGTTTGTATTCTTTCTTACTCGTTCACATTGATGCAGCGTGGATCAcggtttctcgcgcctaaaccTGAATTTGGACTCGGAGAGAGTAGAACATGTCTAAAAATTAACACCCAAACGGGCCATGATAGAAGAGAAAAACTCTCATCTTGATTAACAAAATATTATCAATCTTCGTTATTCTTCCATGGCCATAGGCCTACAAGACTTTAATAGAATTTCTAACACGACTAATAAAAGGAAACTAGAATCCTAAAGATAACATAGTATCAAATCCTAAATATTTAAGATAATATCTCCTAATATCTTTCTGTAAAAtatagtaatttaattaaaacgATAATATTTCTGAATTACATATCAAGAGATCTCATCTATTCCTTTATTTTCACGAGAATCATTCCTTCATTAAACCAAAATATACTTATTTGAACTTCGAATTCTTGAATGGTAAACTTCCTACCTCCGTGTCACAGGCTCACTAGAGcataaaaagataaagaagAAAGCAGAATGAAGAATGAGTCCATATATGTTGTAAAGCCCGGTTCAATGAGCTCAGTCGATTCTTTGAGGAAGATAAGAATCAACGAGGTGTTGTGTTCTTGTCAGTCTTATTTTGTGGCCCTCCTGTTTACTGATTCAAAGCCCATTTAACAGATAAGAGAAACAAAAAAGAACTCAAGTAAGCGAGAGCTACAAAtgtaaaataagataaaacgagaaaaattgaaaaatgaagaagaCAAATTTAACAAAGATAGAGTACTAAaagtattatgaaaaaaagaagaaaagaaataacatatacaaaaaaattacGAAAGGTTCATTAAAacaatcataaaaaagaaaaagaatataaaatcaATGAAAATGGAAAGGGTCGACATCTTTTGAGGCCTCAATGCAAGGCTAACACAAATATGATTTACTTATGGGGACATGCAATAACAATTCCATCAAAGAAATACATTTGAATAAAGGAGACAAAGGCATTTTTATACTTTATAACATATTTAAATACAAGCGAAATAGAGGGAAAAGAAGGGTAGGGAAGCATTctctcatttatttctttttgtttcccTCGATCCAAATGAAGAATTAggtggtgtttgataaattaagtgcttaaaattaagcacttaattagttTAGAGAAGAAATGTATAAGAAGAAGTGATGAATGAATAAGGATGAGAAAAAATTTTgtgagaaataaaaaaatcaatggaaaatgaattattttattaaatcaaaattttctacttattttattaaatgatttttttacttaatgattaaatagCTTAGATCCTTATCTCTCatattttcctctttcttataTTCGTTTTCTCTTATAACTAGCTTGAAACTAATTTTTAaacacttatttaattaagttaaaataaaCACACTAAATCTTTCAATTTTTGgcatttttatcattttcatcttatgcttttctttttctcattcATGTCCTCAAAACTTTTACATTTTGTCCCTTTAATTTGAATCTCAAATTTTCCATTAACAGTGCTTAGTGgatatttaatttgatttatttcatttatttaaaaattactcttcggcaaacattttttttttaaaaaaaggggggCAATGAGCCCAATGGAAGAGCTAGAGGGGGCTATTGGCATTGGTCGACAACCAGCATCCCCCTCCAAGGTTGCCCACGTCCTCTCGAAGTAGAGATCTCGTTTCATTTGAGGGGCAGGTCGGGCCACTGACCTCGAGGGGTGAGGTGGGGATCACCGGCCAACTCCCCCATCCCTCTAGTCGACCGAGATCACTTTCAATTTGGGGCTGGGATCATTGGCCGGCAGTCACCATCCCCGTCTTCTCCAGCTATTCCCCTCCCCGTccttcatttcatttttcacttttctttaaaattttattcttgTTCAAGGAACATGACAAGAGTTTGACATAAAATGATATGTAGCTCGTTTGTATTGGCTTCAAAATCCATGCCAATACATTGTTAAGGGTAAAATCAATGTCAGGACCAAAGTGGTAGAAACACCGAACGTTGAGAAAAAGAGTGACGATAAAGTCTAGGAATGGGCGACGTGGGTTAGTTCAAATGGTTCGGcgcttgttccgcttaagtaaAGTTTCGAGTTGCAGTTCTTATGAATACGAAAAATCCATGTTGTGAGAGTTGTATCCCTTAGTGGGTCGATTCGGCTCGACTGAATTAATCGGGACCTAATCGGGCTTCCGAATATCATTGTttacactaaaaaaaaaggtttaggaATGAAAAATAGCAAAATGGTTAATGTGGGTTGATTCAAGCGATTCGGTGCTTGTTTCTCTTAAGCGAGGTCTCGGGTTCGaatattgtgaatggagaaaattcatgttgtgagagttttacaTTTTTAGTGGATCGACTCGGCTCGAACTAGATTAGTCGAGACCCGTTGCACTTCCAGATATCAcgatactaaaaaaaaaaaagtagtttttttttccaccaATAGTAGAATTTTTCATAAGAATTAAAAACAACTTATTAGCTGTAAATCTGTAATTCCTGAGCCCGGCCGAGTAACGTAGTCTGCCCGGCCCTCCCAGTTCAACGCATTGTGGTCCAACTGCAATTGTACAAGAAAACTCTTCAATATAGGCCCGCTTCATTTTGTCCAATGAAACCCAAAACCAAAGGAAAAGAACACCACATTGCTTAGCTTttaaccgaaaaaataaaaataaaaataaagaagaagcGAATAGTGTTTCATATGCTTCCACGACAGAACGACTATCGGGAGTTATTTAGAGCCGCTGAATGAGTATGAATATCTCGGAGCCGGTAATCAGCTTGAGCTAATCTGACGTGAAAAAGCCGCTTATCATTCGAAGTCGCTCGAGTGGATCTGTCAAGTGACAGCCCCCGCCCAATTTCCGATTACAGACCCGAATGGGAAGGCGAGAATAATCAGAATTATATTAAGACTGAGGGTCAAGTATCCTCAAGATTAGTTACAACCATCCACCAATTGGAGACAATGAAATGGCAAGCTTGGGCCCACTTCGTTGTCATCCATTTGATTGGGATGGAGCCCACAGGCCCAATACAATACGCTGCCAAATTCCTCAATcatgataattttatattattattatcattattattaagcCGAttcctctttatttttattattattatattatgcgTAAGGTCTTCAACTACaccaaaaataggaaaaaaaatacatatttttatataatagtaaGGAATGTGGATACatatggaaaatatgtagTAAATAACTAAGTGATCATCTGTCTCGAAATTcttcattaaaaaagaaaatttacggTGTGATTTTCAACGTAGACGatgataatttcaaatatctgaatattcaaattaatagtTATCATGAAAAGGGTCATAATTTAATGCATGTTAATAGTCAAATCaagatttcttttcttggtCGAAGAAAAAGTAGGTCCGGTCCGACTATTTGCAGGTCAAACAATCGAAGATTTTGGCTGAATGGTAAAGTTCAAAGTTCAAACAATCCAAGTTAAATGGCGAATTAACACTCATATCGGCCTCTGTCCTTTGGAGCGAAACCTTCTTGGTGATGAACAATCCTTAAGCCGTTGGGAAAATTCTTTACACCTTTTTTGATTTAGTCTCTCTTTTTCTATCATcttaaatgaaatataagaAAGAACGTAAAAACTGAATTGGATTCTTTGGATAAACATTATTAGTCTAATCATTTCGTTTAAAATCGGGTGTTGACTCTCAGTCGTGTTATTAACAACTCGCACTAAAGCGtggaataaaaaaatgaactcACCAAATGAGTTGAAAACCCTTGTCTTGCTATGCTAGGACCTTTAGTGGTCtctttttgttgttgttgtggtttttttttttttttttttggagtaATTTGCAGTTCCTCTTTTCAATTCCAATTCTCAATTCCAATTCAAAGATGGCTTTTTCCCCGGTTTACTCTCCCATAATTGCACCGAAGGGAAAGCAAAAGTTCCAAAAAGACAAATACCAAATCATGCTATCTAGCATctaatgtttttcttttggacCATTCTTCACTCGCcacattttccattttatcttttttttttttcctccgtTGTATCCTTTCAAATGTCATTTCAACCTCATGGGTTTGGTATCGGGCTTGGGCCCCCATAGACTTTTTTGCCTTTCATCCCACTTCGCTTGGGTCCTCTTCGTTCGTACTCGAATAAGACCCAGTTGCATGTTGCCCCGCTATATGAAACGTATGTTTTATGATGTATGGTATATCAATTTGTTAGGGATGCACTGGGGCATAGGGTCGGAGTCCCCATCCTGTCGCGGAATTCCATTTACAAGTCCACGTTCAACggagaaaattattaaaattttcgcAATCAGAAAATATTACAATACACATGGACCACCACAAGCTCTAGACCGTTAATGGATTTACTCGTATGCCGGATCCTCGATCACTTAAAGTTGATCAAACAGTGATTCATTGCGGGGGACAATGACGCTGGTGTCAAGTGGTTCTAGACGTTCCTGCACCAATCAACAAAAATGTTGTAGAAAATTGTTAAGTGTATCAATTCTATCAAGATTAGACGGTTTTTTCCTTAATCGACTAGTAACACCGGTAATTACGCTACACCGATACTTGAAAAATGAGATGATGTGAAAGTTGATATATACATTTGAACGAGACCTCCTATGATAATGTTAGTTGTTGAGGTTGAGGGGTCACTCCTGGAATGCATATATATCCATGCATGCTCTACGCATTCTTTCGTCTAATTGATTTATCAACGATTTGTAGAAATTTGCATATACATACTTTGCTCAAAATCCGACAAGGGAAATCACAATAAGTGAAGTAGAGCGTAAGTTACATGCAAATAATTAACCGAATCATAGATATTGATCATTAGATCTTTGAAGCATAGAAATACATTTATAGaaacaagggaaaaaaagaagaaggatatGGTGGTAAATGACTGAGATTGTGAAGGCACCAAGCGTCCGGTCCAGTGGGCGTTGAACAGGTGAAGTCTTGAAACACCAATGAGAATAGGAGCACGTGAGTTAAAAGTAAACTCAACCATGGGAATCTACTTGCCTCGGATTTACCTCCGCTTTTGTTCGGATTAAGAAGGATAGATAGCAGTGAGTTGTCGAGGATTATTGTACAAATTCGATAATTTTTCATATCCCGCTCCTCCATAATCCTTCTTGATCTAGATCCAAACGAGCACTTAATGCAGAAAATCTAATTAAATCCTTAATTGATCAtgtctttttttccccttaaaattttttaaattatcacATAAcgtgaaaatattaaaaattttgctttaaattatttcttttaagaTTGTTGGATTGGAATTTCATTAATATCCGCTCCGTTGTCGACGTAAAGATGGCATTttcatagatatat of the Punica granatum isolate Tunisia-2019 chromosome 6, ASM765513v2, whole genome shotgun sequence genome contains:
- the LOC116209995 gene encoding F-box/kelch-repeat protein At1g23390 gives rise to the protein MAADQGFTGEVPIHGDVLELLLSYVPLVDLVPAAHVSRSWRRAVAASLRHFKRAKPWLLVHTQGRCSGCPSSTYAYDPRSGIWIEVVDAWRPPVNLASAVRSSHSTLLYALSPSRFSFSFDPLNLKWHHVQAPVVWRTDPVVALVGHHIVVAGGACDFEDDPLSVETYDLRTGAWSACQSMPAILKDSCSSAWLSVAADRRRMYVTEKVSGLTHSYHPEARAWYGPYYLRPDSSVYYSVIAFSGHRLILVGLIGSSENFESLKLWEVSSDLQDIDEIAEIPAELGEKLKDQYTGVPSITVRAAGNFVYMHSPERPENVVWCEVAARGGRSEWGWGRNAAIGEKNWLERMVFTCASVGVAELETAVAAGNRRFRVKETPSSI